A genomic window from Oceanibaculum nanhaiense includes:
- a CDS encoding TylF/MycF/NovP-related O-methyltransferase codes for MAEDKPIRTLVGSTQSETDRKLDLARRLRNSPVPDQELLDNIGLYLTRQTLSRINFMQSLYRMIVPVHGVIMEFGVRWGQNMALFSALRGIHEPFNYNRMVIGFDTFEGFPSVTPQDGGRVQAGDYGVAENWTDELETILDFHTKNAPIPHKTKHALVKGDATETLPAYLQAHPETIVALAYFDFDIYKPTRDCLEAILPHLTKGSVLAFDELNMPEFPGETIAVREVLGLSRYAIRRDPSSPLTSYMVVE; via the coding sequence ATGGCCGAAGACAAGCCCATCCGCACCCTCGTCGGCTCGACGCAATCCGAAACTGACCGCAAGCTGGACCTTGCCCGCCGGTTGCGCAACTCGCCGGTTCCCGATCAGGAACTGCTCGATAATATCGGCCTCTACCTCACCCGGCAGACACTGTCGCGCATCAATTTCATGCAGTCGCTCTACAGGATGATCGTACCGGTGCATGGCGTCATCATGGAATTTGGCGTGCGCTGGGGTCAGAACATGGCCCTGTTCTCGGCGCTGCGCGGCATCCACGAGCCGTTCAACTACAACCGCATGGTGATCGGCTTCGATACCTTCGAAGGCTTCCCGTCAGTGACGCCACAGGATGGTGGGCGCGTACAGGCCGGTGACTATGGCGTTGCCGAGAACTGGACGGACGAGCTGGAAACTATTCTGGACTTTCATACCAAGAACGCGCCGATACCCCACAAGACCAAGCATGCGCTGGTCAAGGGCGATGCTACAGAAACTCTGCCCGCCTACCTGCAGGCGCATCCGGAAACCATCGTGGCGCTGGCCTATTTCGACTTCGATATCTACAAGCCGACGCGGGACTGCCTGGAAGCGATCCTGCCGCATCTGACCAAGGGCAGCGTGCTGGCGTTCGACGAGCTGAACATGCCCGAATTCCCCGGCGAGACCATCGCCGTGCGCGAGGTCCTGGGACTGTC